In Paenibacillus sp. FSL R7-0345, a single window of DNA contains:
- a CDS encoding ABC transporter ATP-binding protein, with protein sequence MTQSTGKRLLQYALTAKKTFIAALLLLTIGVAAELAGPFIAKNMIDNHLLGIEQPYFQTSSPEEAAEYNNSYYKRGDRFAGGEAKGQEVRLLQSGRSFYFINEAVARAEGERTFKDGTLEIKYGDEITAYPAVKLSADEVFAFYKPEFPGIYELVGLYAIFLVISILAEFGKTYWLQSSANQVIRKLRTDVYGHIQRLPVHFFDNLPAGKVVSRVTNDTEAVKDLFIAVLSNFFTGIINITGVYIALFLLDVKLGLISLFIVPIIVLWIVLYRKVATKYNTIIRSRLSEINAIINESIQGMSIIRIFRRQKQSRAEFEHLNDDYMKYQNKMLNLNALTSHNLVNTLRNLSFVLVLWYFGFGSIGGSTFVSLGVLYAFVDVLGRMFQPITGMVNQLANLDSSMVSAGRVFTLMDEPGEAVTDGSMPRYKGKVEFNNVSFAYKKDFVLKDISFEARPGETVALVGHTGSGKSSIINLLFRFYDPQRGTITIDGQEVTSIPKQWLRSHMGIVLQDPYLFTGTIASNVSLGDERISRERVERALREVGADKLLAHLPQGFDEPVVEKGSTLSAGQRQLISFARALSFDPAILILDEATSNIDTETESLIQEALEVLKKGRTTFIIAHRLSTIRSADQILVLHHGEIVERGSHEELMALEGRYHRMYQLQLGAGAPQAAEPAAAPAKPAAVLQPSLKNS encoded by the coding sequence TTGACACAGAGTACAGGCAAACGCCTGCTGCAGTATGCACTGACTGCCAAAAAGACCTTTATCGCAGCTCTTTTGCTGCTTACGATCGGCGTGGCCGCCGAGCTGGCCGGCCCTTTTATCGCCAAAAATATGATCGACAACCATCTGCTAGGCATTGAGCAGCCTTACTTCCAGACCTCTTCACCGGAAGAAGCCGCAGAATATAACAATAGCTATTACAAGCGCGGCGACCGTTTTGCCGGGGGTGAAGCCAAGGGCCAGGAGGTCCGGCTGCTGCAGTCAGGCAGAAGCTTTTATTTTATCAATGAGGCGGTTGCCCGGGCTGAGGGCGAACGGACCTTTAAGGACGGGACACTTGAGATCAAATACGGGGACGAAATCACCGCCTACCCGGCCGTGAAGCTGTCCGCAGATGAAGTGTTTGCTTTTTACAAGCCCGAATTCCCGGGGATTTATGAGCTGGTGGGCTTGTATGCCATCTTCCTGGTCATCTCCATCCTGGCCGAATTCGGCAAAACCTACTGGCTGCAGTCGTCGGCCAATCAGGTTATCCGCAAGCTGCGGACCGATGTTTACGGTCATATCCAGCGGCTGCCGGTGCACTTTTTTGACAATCTGCCTGCGGGCAAGGTCGTCTCCCGGGTTACCAATGATACAGAAGCCGTCAAGGATCTGTTCATCGCCGTGCTGTCCAACTTTTTTACAGGGATCATCAATATTACCGGCGTGTACATTGCGCTGTTCCTGCTGGATGTGAAGCTTGGTCTGATCAGCTTGTTCATCGTGCCGATTATCGTTCTCTGGATCGTGCTGTACCGCAAAGTGGCTACCAAATACAATACGATTATCCGCTCACGTCTGAGTGAGATCAACGCCATTATCAATGAATCCATTCAGGGGATGTCAATCATCCGGATTTTCCGCCGCCAGAAGCAGAGCCGTGCCGAATTCGAGCATCTGAACGATGATTATATGAAATATCAGAACAAAATGCTGAATCTGAACGCGCTGACCTCCCACAATCTGGTGAACACGCTGCGTAACCTCTCCTTTGTCCTGGTGCTGTGGTACTTCGGCTTCGGCAGCATTGGCGGTTCTACCTTTGTATCGCTGGGCGTGCTGTACGCGTTTGTCGATGTACTGGGACGGATGTTCCAGCCGATTACCGGCATGGTGAACCAGCTGGCGAACCTGGACAGCTCGATGGTCTCCGCAGGCCGTGTGTTTACCCTGATGGATGAACCGGGCGAAGCTGTGACCGACGGCTCGATGCCGCGTTACAAGGGAAAAGTCGAATTCAATAACGTATCCTTTGCCTATAAAAAAGATTTCGTGCTGAAGGACATCTCCTTCGAGGCACGCCCCGGCGAAACGGTAGCCTTGGTCGGACACACCGGTTCCGGTAAAAGCTCGATCATCAATCTGCTGTTCCGCTTCTATGATCCGCAGCGCGGAACGATCACGATTGACGGCCAGGAGGTTACCTCCATTCCCAAACAGTGGCTGCGCAGTCATATGGGGATCGTGCTTCAGGACCCTTACCTCTTCACCGGCACCATCGCGTCCAACGTCAGTCTTGGCGACGAACGGATCAGCCGGGAACGGGTGGAACGCGCGCTGCGTGAAGTAGGCGCGGATAAGCTGCTGGCTCATCTGCCGCAGGGCTTCGACGAGCCGGTCGTGGAAAAAGGCAGCACGCTGTCTGCCGGACAGCGCCAGCTGATTTCCTTTGCAAGGGCGCTTTCGTTCGACCCGGCCATTCTTATTCTGGATGAAGCGACCTCCAATATCGATACAGAGACAGAGAGTCTGATCCAGGAAGCGCTGGAGGTGCTGAAGAAAGGCCGGACCACCTTTATCATCGCCCACCGCCTGTCGACGATCCGCAGTGCCGACCAGATTCTGGTGCTGCACCACGGCGAGATTGTCGAGCGCGGCAGTCATGAGGAGCTGATGGCGCTGGAAGGCCGCTACCACCGGATGTACCAGCTGCAGCTGGGAGCTGGTGCTCCGCAAGCTGCTGAACCAGCTGCCGCACCGGCTAAGCCGGCAGCTGTTCTGCAGCCGTCGCTAAAGAACAGCTAA
- a CDS encoding YitT family protein: MTSSRLRTALLFICGIFILTLGICLTIQSGLGASPFDATLVGLSGNVGLTVGSWEILIAILLTLCNAALTRRRPEMLGLATAFITGIGIDVWLFWLSDLVEPRLWISRLGCFAAGIVVTGLGTAVYLQANFAPAPLDRMTLVLQKLTGRSIFFTRTILYFVFLLAALIFNGPIGIGTLLTVCLGGFILNYFMLLIGKAVNRFSLEQTL, from the coding sequence ATGACAAGCTCCCGCCTGAGGACTGCCCTCCTGTTCATTTGCGGTATTTTTATACTGACTCTTGGTATTTGTCTGACCATACAATCCGGACTTGGCGCGTCCCCTTTTGACGCAACTTTAGTCGGCCTCTCCGGCAATGTCGGTCTAACTGTGGGCAGCTGGGAAATTCTGATCGCCATCCTGCTGACCTTATGTAATGCTGCTTTAACCAGACGCAGACCGGAAATGTTGGGCCTGGCGACTGCTTTTATAACAGGCATTGGAATCGATGTATGGTTATTCTGGCTTAGCGATCTTGTTGAGCCGCGGCTGTGGATCAGCAGACTTGGCTGCTTCGCTGCAGGCATAGTTGTGACGGGCTTAGGAACGGCCGTATACCTGCAGGCCAACTTCGCCCCCGCCCCTTTAGACCGGATGACACTGGTTCTGCAAAAGCTTACGGGCCGCAGCATCTTTTTTACCCGTACGATCCTTTATTTTGTGTTCCTGCTGGCAGCTTTAATCTTTAACGGACCTATCGGAATCGGCACTCTGCTGACCGTTTGCCTGGGCGGATTCATCCTTAATTACTTCATGCTGCTTATCGGGAAGGCGGTAAACCGCTTTTCACTGGAACAGACCTTATAA
- a CDS encoding winged helix DNA-binding domain-containing protein gives MATIITYSLSKLQARIFLLQHQRLVPGMLAGGKQSIFDYVRHVGCIQYDPLSIAGHNHELVLQARIPDFVPAMANELLYTDRTLIDGWDKNMSIYCTEDWPYFSRRREAAAARHQGEELLLQTMQQVREALEARGPLSSLDLEGKEKMDWAWAPARVTRAALETMYFRGEVSVHHRVHTRRYYDFTDRLLPEPLLSAAEPNPLEEQYHEWYVLRRIGSIGLQWNRSGDGWLGISGLKSKERTAAVERLLLHDGLREVRVEDVKLPFYVRTMDTPELEAVLAADGAMASAEVEGFAAVLAPLDNLLWDRELIRQLFGFQYRWEVYKPAAEREYGYYVLPLLYGDRFIARLEPVMNKKSGVLSIIRWWWEPGEVLNAEMIPAVASAIAALARCNRADSVVFSPEIIQSCGLELLAEAVYTLGNRAKE, from the coding sequence GTGGCAACTATCATTACCTACTCACTCAGCAAACTGCAGGCCCGGATATTTCTGCTGCAGCACCAGAGACTGGTTCCCGGTATGCTGGCCGGCGGCAAGCAGAGCATCTTTGACTACGTGCGTCATGTAGGCTGCATCCAGTATGACCCTCTGAGCATTGCCGGTCATAATCATGAGCTGGTGCTGCAGGCGCGGATTCCGGATTTTGTCCCTGCCATGGCGAATGAGCTGCTGTACACGGACAGAACGCTGATTGACGGCTGGGACAAGAACATGTCCATTTACTGTACGGAGGACTGGCCGTATTTTAGCCGCCGGCGGGAAGCGGCAGCGGCCAGGCATCAGGGGGAGGAGCTGCTGCTCCAGACAATGCAGCAGGTGCGGGAAGCGCTGGAGGCCCGCGGCCCCCTCTCCTCCCTTGATCTGGAAGGCAAAGAGAAGATGGACTGGGCCTGGGCTCCGGCCAGAGTTACCCGTGCTGCGCTGGAGACGATGTATTTCCGGGGCGAGGTAAGCGTACACCACCGGGTACACACCCGCCGTTATTATGATTTCACGGACCGGCTGCTGCCAGAGCCTCTGCTGAGTGCCGCAGAGCCGAACCCGCTGGAGGAGCAGTATCATGAATGGTATGTATTGCGCAGGATCGGCAGCATCGGTCTGCAGTGGAACAGATCCGGTGACGGCTGGCTCGGCATCTCCGGTCTGAAGAGCAAAGAACGGACTGCTGCCGTAGAACGTTTGCTGCTGCATGATGGCTTGCGCGAAGTGCGTGTAGAAGACGTAAAGCTGCCGTTCTATGTACGGACGATGGATACGCCCGAGCTAGAAGCTGTGCTGGCTGCAGACGGCGCAATGGCTTCTGCAGAGGTCGAGGGATTCGCCGCTGTACTGGCTCCGCTCGACAACCTGCTGTGGGACCGGGAGCTGATCCGCCAGCTGTTCGGCTTTCAGTACCGCTGGGAGGTGTACAAGCCGGCAGCCGAGCGGGAATACGGCTACTATGTGCTGCCGCTTCTTTACGGCGACCGGTTTATTGCCCGGTTAGAGCCGGTCATGAACAAGAAAAGCGGGGTTCTTAGCATTATCCGCTGGTGGTGGGAGCCCGGTGAGGTTCTGAACGCCGAGATGATTCCGGCGGTTGCTTCCGCCATCGCAGCGCTTGCACGCTGCAATAGAGCCGATAGTGTTGTCTTTTCCCCTGAGATCATCCAGAGCTGCGGGTTGGAGCTGCTGGCTGAAGCCGTTTATACTCTGGGCAACAGAGCTAAAGAGTGA
- a CDS encoding DUF1349 domain-containing protein: MKKMNWQDGIWSVEPHSVAEQEGRLIVQAVEGSDYWQKTMYGFQHDNGHALLAGWEKQTAVEVSFEAGSLTELYDQAGIMLWHSQLQWIKAGIEINDGVPHIGAVVTDQYSDWSLSPVPEWAGQIVTIRASRLKDAVILRARTGVHPWRTIRVARFPYESDVQAGPMLCAPTRPGLRVAFTSWVTTAPDTDVHEEPPGE, encoded by the coding sequence ATGAAAAAGATGAACTGGCAGGACGGAATCTGGAGTGTTGAGCCCCATTCCGTGGCAGAGCAGGAGGGCAGGCTGATCGTTCAGGCTGTGGAGGGCAGTGACTATTGGCAGAAAACCATGTACGGCTTTCAGCATGATAACGGGCATGCGCTGCTTGCGGGCTGGGAGAAGCAGACTGCGGTGGAGGTGAGCTTTGAGGCAGGAAGCCTTACCGAGCTGTATGACCAGGCGGGAATCATGCTGTGGCACAGCCAGCTGCAGTGGATCAAGGCCGGAATCGAAATCAATGACGGTGTGCCGCACATAGGTGCAGTGGTCACGGATCAGTACTCCGATTGGTCCCTGTCACCTGTGCCGGAATGGGCCGGACAGATCGTAACCATCCGCGCCTCACGCCTCAAGGATGCCGTTATCCTCAGAGCCAGAACCGGTGTGCATCCATGGCGGACGATCCGTGTCGCCCGTTTTCCTTATGAGTCAGATGTACAGGCAGGCCCGATGCTCTGTGCGCCGACCAGACCCGGACTGAGGGTGGCGTTTACAAGCTGGGTCACAACAGCGCCCGATACAGATGTTCATGAGGAGCCTCCAGGGGAATAG
- a CDS encoding MogA/MoaB family molybdenum cofactor biosynthesis protein: protein MSSVEEHRKQAPQTVACYVITVSDTRTMETDTGGQLLASMLEEAGYQVMGRTIVKDDYEEIRELVYKSSVHSGIEAVLLTGGTGISPRDTTYEAVASLLDKSLPGFGEIFRLLSFTEDIGSAAILSRAIAGTIGNTAVFSMPGSTGAIKLAMSRLIVPELRHVMREIYKKE, encoded by the coding sequence ATGTCATCTGTCGAAGAACACCGCAAGCAAGCGCCGCAGACCGTGGCCTGTTATGTTATTACAGTTTCGGATACACGCACGATGGAAACGGACACCGGAGGACAATTGCTGGCGTCAATGCTGGAGGAAGCCGGATATCAGGTCATGGGCCGCACTATTGTGAAAGACGATTATGAGGAAATCCGTGAGCTGGTCTATAAAAGCTCCGTCCACTCCGGAATCGAAGCCGTGCTGCTGACCGGCGGTACGGGGATTTCGCCCCGCGATACCACTTATGAGGCTGTTGCATCACTGCTCGACAAGTCGCTGCCTGGCTTCGGCGAGATTTTCCGGCTGCTCAGCTTTACCGAGGATATCGGCTCAGCAGCGATTCTCAGCCGGGCTATCGCCGGCACGATCGGCAATACAGCGGTCTTCTCGATGCCCGGCTCGACAGGGGCAATCAAGCTGGCCATGAGCCGGCTGATCGTTCCCGAGCTGCGTCATGTGATGCGGGAGATTTATAAGAAGGAGTAG
- a CDS encoding four-helix bundle copper-binding protein, with protein sequence MTRIQYQECIDACIKCMNACNYSYVSSLKEYDLASLRESIRLDRECADICSYAVQAMTRQSPFVVEILRLCAEICERTADESSRHMQTHCQDCIDACRSAAMACRLISGAVEVYA encoded by the coding sequence ATGACCCGAATTCAATATCAGGAATGCATTGACGCTTGTATTAAATGTATGAATGCCTGTAACTACAGCTATGTCTCCAGCCTGAAAGAATATGATCTGGCATCGCTCCGTGAGAGTATCCGGCTCGACCGTGAATGTGCGGATATCTGCTCTTATGCTGTACAGGCGATGACCCGGCAAAGCCCGTTCGTTGTTGAGATCCTGCGTCTGTGCGCAGAGATTTGCGAACGTACGGCTGACGAGAGCAGCCGCCATATGCAGACTCATTGCCAGGATTGCATTGATGCCTGCCGCAGTGCCGCAATGGCCTGCCGTCTGATCAGCGGTGCTGTTGAAGTATACGCATAA
- a CDS encoding ATP-binding cassette domain-containing protein, whose translation MTQSPSLISLSGATKIYGGRAVLNEVSIRVESGTATALIGRNGSGKSTLLAVLAGLLRLSSGLLTQSKPRLSIGYAPEAFTGTKLPAEQYLRHMGRISGIPPAQLERQLTRLLEAFHLQPFRKQPVTGFSKGMLQKMNLIQSLLGEPELLLLDEPLSGLDLPAQHTLISILQELKQKGTALVFSVHEPLCIEALEAEVHVLQAGRTQLITNADKLRDKSSSRLVCAALEDQEEKFIAGLPGFLTAQAVHTARAGKCTEWTVETTYADEFLRYILQHDGSVISVEHHSGRNLLVEWMDPKRSGEEGAG comes from the coding sequence ATGACCCAGTCCCCTAGTCTGATCAGCTTATCCGGCGCAACCAAAATATATGGAGGTAGAGCAGTGCTGAATGAAGTCTCCATCAGGGTAGAGTCCGGGACGGCAACCGCCCTGATTGGGCGCAACGGCTCCGGCAAAAGCACACTGCTTGCGGTGCTGGCCGGGCTCTTGAGGCTTTCATCAGGCTTACTTACGCAGTCAAAGCCCAGGCTGAGCATCGGCTATGCCCCCGAGGCGTTTACCGGAACGAAGCTCCCGGCCGAGCAATATTTACGCCATATGGGCCGAATCAGCGGAATTCCGCCGGCTCAGCTGGAGCGGCAACTCACCAGGCTGCTGGAGGCTTTTCATCTGCAGCCGTTCCGCAAGCAGCCGGTAACCGGCTTTTCCAAAGGGATGCTGCAAAAGATGAACCTGATTCAAAGCCTGCTTGGTGAACCGGAGCTGCTGCTGCTTGACGAGCCGTTGTCCGGACTTGATCTTCCTGCACAGCATACTTTGATTAGCATTCTGCAGGAATTGAAACAGAAGGGGACGGCACTTGTATTTTCCGTGCATGAACCACTGTGTATAGAAGCGCTCGAAGCGGAAGTACACGTACTTCAGGCCGGGCGGACGCAGCTGATTACGAATGCAGACAAGCTAAGGGACAAATCTTCCTCGCGGTTGGTCTGTGCAGCCCTGGAAGATCAGGAAGAGAAATTCATTGCCGGATTGCCCGGCTTTCTTACTGCGCAGGCTGTCCATACCGCTAGGGCCGGGAAGTGCACAGAATGGACGGTTGAAACAACATATGCAGATGAATTTCTGCGATATATCCTCCAGCACGACGGATCTGTAATCTCAGTAGAGCACCACAGCGGCCGCAACCTGCTGGTAGAATGGATGGACCCGAAACGCAGCGGGGAGGAGGGTGCCGGATGA
- a CDS encoding thiamine pyrophosphate-dependent enzyme — MAIDYEKEVGSAKVEQKFLYESGNEMAAYAAHQINYHVMGYFPISPSTEVAQFLDSMKASGQHDIMLVPSDGEHSSAGICYGASTAGGRVFNATSAQGYMFMLEQLPVQAGTRMPMVMNLICRSISGPLNIHGDHSDLYFALNTGWPILMCRDPQSVYDMNLMALKLAEHAKVRLPVMVASDGYFTSHQKRRVQAFAHRQDVHNFVGEQPPTGFTDTLDRNNPVTVGPYMNEPDYINNRYQQSVAMYNAGEVFEEIAQEFAELTGRHYEVIEQYRMDDADVAVFLMNSASEIIKDVVDQLRLQGIKAGAISPNMIRPFPQKQIADALKNVKAITVGDRADSVGGHGGNMVNEIKAALFTYGNTTTKVISRIYGLGGKDFYAEDGHHFFQLAIDAVVADRVEVPFDYYGHNPGEADKAPKRLLKPMDFDSLKSGLITVTKNEETGRLAVKVPPVRSLMKKPRRLSPGHGACPGCGIFSGLELFFRGIEGDIVALYHTGCAMVTTTGYPYSSHKSTFIHNLFQNGAATLSGVVEMFWERKRRGELDGLGLKEDFTFVMVTGDGGMDIGMGPAIGAALRGHKMIIVEYDNEGYMNTGAQQSYSTPLGHRTSTSSIGKTQQGKVTQHKDTAQIMAATNIPYVFTGCEAYPQDLLKKAAKAQWYAQNEGLVYGKILIACPLNWMSEDKEGTNIVSLAVESCFFPLYEVEQGVTNITYNPEDKNKRVEVSAWLKTMGKTRHLLKPENEPALRSFEGEVQRRWSKLVAKHEHPDL, encoded by the coding sequence ATGGCTATTGATTATGAAAAAGAAGTAGGTTCTGCCAAAGTAGAGCAGAAATTCCTCTATGAATCAGGCAATGAGATGGCGGCCTATGCGGCTCATCAGATCAACTATCACGTTATGGGATATTTCCCGATCTCGCCGTCGACCGAGGTAGCCCAGTTCCTTGATTCGATGAAAGCAAGCGGACAGCATGATATTATGCTCGTACCGTCAGACGGTGAACACAGCTCGGCAGGGATCTGTTACGGGGCATCCACTGCTGGCGGACGTGTATTCAACGCAACAAGTGCGCAGGGCTACATGTTCATGCTGGAGCAGCTGCCTGTACAAGCAGGTACGCGTATGCCTATGGTTATGAATCTGATCTGCCGCTCGATCTCAGGTCCCCTGAACATTCACGGCGATCACTCCGATTTGTATTTTGCACTCAATACCGGCTGGCCTATCCTGATGTGCCGTGACCCGCAATCGGTCTACGACATGAATCTGATGGCACTTAAGCTGGCTGAACATGCGAAGGTCCGTCTTCCGGTCATGGTTGCATCTGACGGGTATTTCACGTCCCACCAGAAGCGCCGTGTACAGGCTTTTGCCCACCGTCAGGATGTTCATAACTTTGTAGGCGAACAGCCGCCTACGGGCTTCACTGATACGCTGGACCGCAACAATCCGGTTACAGTTGGTCCTTACATGAATGAGCCGGATTATATCAACAACCGCTATCAGCAGTCGGTAGCGATGTACAATGCCGGAGAAGTGTTCGAAGAGATCGCCCAGGAGTTTGCCGAGCTGACCGGCCGCCACTATGAGGTGATTGAGCAGTACCGGATGGATGACGCCGATGTAGCGGTCTTCCTGATGAACTCCGCGTCCGAGATTATCAAGGATGTTGTCGACCAGCTGCGCCTGCAGGGCATCAAAGCCGGAGCAATCTCGCCGAACATGATCCGCCCGTTCCCGCAGAAGCAGATTGCGGATGCTTTGAAGAATGTTAAGGCCATTACCGTTGGTGACCGTGCAGATTCCGTCGGCGGACACGGCGGCAATATGGTTAATGAAATCAAGGCTGCCCTGTTCACTTACGGCAACACCACAACCAAAGTCATCAGCCGGATTTACGGGCTGGGCGGCAAAGACTTCTATGCAGAAGACGGACATCATTTCTTCCAGCTGGCTATTGATGCTGTAGTCGCTGACCGTGTTGAAGTGCCGTTCGATTATTACGGCCACAATCCGGGTGAAGCGGACAAAGCGCCTAAGCGTCTGCTGAAGCCTATGGATTTCGATTCCCTGAAGTCCGGGCTGATCACGGTTACCAAGAATGAAGAAACCGGCCGGCTGGCTGTTAAGGTACCGCCAGTACGCAGTCTGATGAAAAAGCCGAGACGCTTGTCGCCGGGTCACGGCGCGTGTCCTGGCTGCGGTATTTTCTCAGGACTTGAGCTGTTCTTCAGAGGGATTGAAGGAGATATCGTCGCGTTGTATCACACAGGCTGCGCGATGGTAACTACAACCGGTTATCCGTATTCCTCCCACAAATCAACGTTTATTCATAACCTGTTCCAGAACGGTGCCGCTACGCTGTCCGGTGTAGTAGAGATGTTCTGGGAACGCAAACGCCGCGGCGAGCTGGACGGCCTGGGCCTCAAGGAAGACTTTACTTTCGTGATGGTTACCGGCGACGGCGGGATGGACATCGGAATGGGACCTGCCATCGGCGCCGCCCTGCGCGGCCACAAAATGATAATCGTCGAGTACGATAACGAAGGCTATATGAACACTGGTGCACAGCAGTCGTATTCGACTCCGCTCGGTCACCGCACATCCACATCGAGCATCGGCAAAACACAGCAGGGTAAGGTTACCCAGCACAAGGATACGGCGCAGATTATGGCTGCCACCAATATTCCTTATGTGTTCACCGGCTGTGAAGCTTATCCGCAGGATCTGCTGAAGAAAGCGGCAAAAGCCCAATGGTACGCCCAGAATGAAGGCCTGGTCTATGGTAAAATTCTGATTGCCTGCCCGCTGAACTGGATGAGCGAGGACAAGGAAGGGACGAATATCGTCTCCCTGGCTGTGGAATCCTGCTTCTTCCCGCTGTATGAGGTAGAGCAGGGCGTCACCAATATTACCTACAATCCGGAAGACAAGAACAAACGGGTTGAAGTGTCCGCCTGGCTGAAGACGATGGGTAAAACCCGCCATCTGCTCAAGCCGGAGAACGAACCTGCGCTGCGCAGCTTCGAGGGCGAGGTTCAGCGCCGCTGGAGCAAGCTCGTCGCTAAGCACGAGCACCCTGATTTGTAA
- a CDS encoding GNAT family N-acetyltransferase, with product MNVQAITLPEDLEAAFSIRKKVFVEEQGVPLADEFDAFDALDSQCRHILAYYDGQPVGTGRIRAFDGKGKLERICILAPYRKFGIGKLIISSLEELAAERGFTAVKLHGQTQAKGFYEKLGYQPASAEFMEDGIPHIVMSKELAAVPK from the coding sequence ATGAACGTACAGGCTATTACGCTGCCGGAGGATTTGGAAGCTGCTTTTTCAATCAGAAAAAAAGTATTCGTTGAGGAGCAGGGAGTTCCGCTGGCGGATGAATTTGATGCGTTCGATGCACTGGATAGCCAGTGCCGGCATATTCTCGCCTACTATGACGGACAGCCGGTGGGAACAGGCCGGATTCGCGCTTTTGACGGAAAAGGCAAGCTGGAGCGGATCTGTATTCTGGCACCCTACCGCAAATTCGGAATCGGCAAGCTGATTATTTCCAGCCTTGAAGAACTAGCTGCCGAGAGAGGTTTTACCGCAGTCAAACTGCACGGGCAGACACAGGCAAAGGGATTCTATGAAAAGCTTGGCTATCAGCCTGCATCGGCGGAATTTATGGAAGACGGCATCCCGCATATCGTAATGAGTAAAGAGCTTGCTGCTGTGCCAAAATGA
- a CDS encoding GTP-binding protein produces MEQALPVYILSGFLGSGKTTLLQRLLDHWKGQGLRPAVIMNELGEVNLDGLLVEQEVPMAEMLGGCICCTSRGDLSTELTTLVKKEQPDVVIIEATGAANPLEIVDAVTETSLYQQVELKGLITVVDAAHLLELYRSQQGATYRLMQEQIRCASVLILNKTDRITAEEAEEISTVLRKWNAYAEILPAVRCALEPEALLDNLGGVHLDGEEADAGDDGGNGEAAREQGKAHHTHDHVMAYTHYFKNAVDSEAFEQFVKELPRDVYRAKGIVTFSDTASRFLFQYAYREADFMKITPQGEVPDVAVFIGEHFSSGDLRTRLLQLEKRLFSRPAAIKRSL; encoded by the coding sequence ATGGAACAGGCGTTGCCGGTGTACATATTGTCAGGATTTCTCGGGAGCGGCAAAACAACGCTGCTGCAGCGGCTGCTGGACCACTGGAAAGGCCAGGGTCTGCGTCCTGCGGTTATTATGAATGAGCTTGGTGAAGTGAATCTGGACGGGCTGCTGGTGGAGCAGGAGGTCCCGATGGCCGAAATGCTGGGCGGGTGCATCTGCTGTACGAGCCGCGGTGATCTCAGTACAGAGCTGACCACATTAGTCAAAAAAGAGCAGCCGGATGTGGTGATCATCGAAGCCACAGGCGCTGCTAATCCGCTGGAAATTGTCGATGCGGTGACGGAAACCTCGCTGTATCAGCAGGTGGAGCTGAAGGGGCTGATTACAGTAGTCGATGCGGCGCATCTGCTTGAACTGTACCGCTCACAGCAGGGAGCCACTTACCGGCTGATGCAGGAGCAAATCCGCTGCGCATCCGTGCTGATTCTTAACAAGACAGACCGTATTACGGCAGAAGAAGCGGAAGAAATCTCCACCGTACTGCGGAAATGGAATGCCTATGCCGAAATTTTGCCGGCTGTGCGCTGTGCGCTCGAACCCGAAGCTTTGCTGGATAATCTTGGCGGAGTGCATCTGGATGGAGAAGAAGCGGATGCCGGTGATGATGGGGGCAATGGAGAAGCTGCCAGAGAGCAGGGCAAGGCCCATCATACCCATGATCATGTGATGGCGTACACCCACTATTTCAAAAATGCAGTGGACAGTGAAGCCTTTGAGCAGTTTGTGAAGGAGCTGCCGCGTGATGTGTACCGTGCCAAGGGCATTGTTACATTCAGTGACACAGCAAGCCGGTTTCTGTTCCAGTATGCATACCGGGAAGCTGATTTTATGAAAATTACGCCGCAGGGAGAGGTCCCTGATGTGGCTGTCTTTATCGGTGAGCATTTCTCTTCAGGTGACTTGCGCACACGGCTTCTGCAGCTGGAGAAGCGTTTGTTCAGCCGGCCGGCGGCCATTAAGCGAAGCCTGTAA